In a genomic window of Diabrotica undecimpunctata isolate CICGRU chromosome 2, icDiaUnde3, whole genome shotgun sequence:
- the LOC140433919 gene encoding uncharacterized protein — translation MEEVINELKNANMYIVVLTETKKKGTGTETVNNYTHIFSGIPKHQRAKRGVSVMIHKKFNKITDFETIDENIERVNININQTPVTILGVYAISDDQSIAAKDEFFEKLNDIITNIGKSRELIVLGDLNSRVGQRINSEVIGPYGEINLNDNVERLIQVCQSHTLRIMNGFYKHKDIHKYTWVQRTTITLMRNLNKQK, via the coding sequence ATGGAAGAAGTTATTAATGAACTGAAAAACGCCAACATGTATATAGTAGTCTTGACGGAGACTAAGAAAAAAGGAACTGGCACAGAAACTGTAAATAATTATACACACATATTCAGTGGCATCCCAAAACACCAAAGAGCAAAGAGAGGAGTCTCTGTAATGATACacaaaaaattcaacaaaataactgaTTTCGAGACAATCGACGAAAACATCGAACGtgttaatatcaacataaatcaaACGCCAGTGACAATTCTTGGAGTCTACGCCATCTCAGATGACCAATCAATTGCTGCTAAGGACGagtttttcgaaaaattgaaCGACATAATCACCAACATAGGAAAGTCACGAGAACTGATAGTACTGGGAGATCTGAATAGCCGGGTGGGTCAAAGAATAAACAGTGAGGTGATCGGTCCATACGGTGAAATAAACCTGAATGACAATGTAGAAAGGCTGATCCAAGTGTGTCAGAGTCATACTCTGAGAATAATGAACGGCTTCTATAAACACAAGGATATTCACAAATACACATGGGTACAACGTACAACAATAACGTTAATGAGGAACCTCAACAAACAGAAGTGA